CGTGTCGCCCGAAATTGATCCGGAAAGCCGCACCGTCAAAGCGCGCGTGTCCATGGAAAACCCGGCGGGCCTGATGAAATTCGGGATGTTTATTGACGCCGAGGTGGAAACCGGCCGTTATTCCGACGGGATCCTGCTCCCGTCGTCCGCCGTGCAAAACGGCCCGGACGGCCCGTTTGTTTTCGTTAAAAAACCGGGCGGCGAATTCATTCCCAGGCCGGTACAGGCCGGCGCGACGCGCGATGGTAAAACCGAAATAACCGGCGGCTTAAAACCGGGCGAGGAAGTTGTCGCGGAAGGCGCCTACCTGCTTAAATCCGAAATGCTGAAAAACCAGATCGAGGGAGATTAACGCCCATGCTCAACGCAATAGTGTCTTTTTCGGTGCGCCATCGGCTGGCCGTGCTGTGCGCCGCGCTGGCGGCGGCGGGCTGGGGCGCGATTGCGCTGAAAGCGCTGCCTGTGGACGCGTTCCCCGAC
This genomic stretch from Elusimicrobiaceae bacterium harbors:
- a CDS encoding efflux RND transporter permease subunit — encoded protein: MLNAIVSFSVRHRLAVLCAALAAAGWGAIALKALPVDAFPDVTNVQVEIVATAQGKSPFEIEKFIAYPLENALRGIPGL